Proteins found in one Desulfovibrio porci genomic segment:
- a CDS encoding DUF2589 domain-containing protein translates to MIALKSLLEAVAGALVGAQNGIDWLQLKHLRDFLHGDATPRTMKFRLPAPGAEEDALTEYHAPLLSLVAPQILGISSAELDFQVGLGDVEFESGRELPPQMRFMDIKKDASSGAMTYRTPKDILVDTSAPGGKSAPGALHIRLKVRGVEPRDGYTRLLTLLSQQQGGNFDPPDASAENGPARAAATADAE, encoded by the coding sequence ATGATAGCACTCAAATCTTTACTGGAGGCCGTGGCCGGCGCCCTGGTGGGCGCGCAGAACGGCATCGACTGGCTGCAACTCAAGCACCTTCGGGATTTTCTGCACGGCGACGCCACGCCCAGAACCATGAAATTCCGCCTGCCCGCGCCGGGCGCGGAGGAGGATGCGCTCACCGAATACCACGCGCCGCTGCTTTCGCTGGTTGCGCCCCAGATTCTGGGCATCAGCAGCGCGGAGCTGGATTTTCAGGTGGGCCTCGGGGACGTGGAATTCGAATCCGGCAGGGAACTGCCGCCCCAGATGCGTTTTATGGACATCAAAAAAGACGCTTCTTCCGGGGCCATGACCTACCGCACGCCCAAGGACATTCTGGTGGACACTTCGGCCCCCGGCGGCAAGAGCGCGCCGGGCGCGCTGCATATCAGACTCAAGGTGCGGGGCGTGGAACCGCGGGACGGCTATACCCGCCTGCTGACCCTGCTTTCACAGCAGCAGGGCGGCAATTTCGACCCGCCGGACGCGTCCGCTGAAAACGGCCCGGCCCGCGCCGCCGCCACTGCGGACGCTGAATAA
- a CDS encoding recombinase family protein — translation MQYVAYYRVSTKRQGESGLGLDAQRAIVRHFAGNAVLASYVDIASGKSMVNRAQLHLALEHCRRLKAGLVVAKADRLSRNVQDALSILDSLGGRLVCCDCPGTDRFTLTILFALAERERELISIRTRSALEAKRRREGRQKINGREKGADLSVARAAARLMREKKALERAQAPASYAEKWLARGCSLADIARQLNELGHVFPTPSGRGCWSACQVARALRRWEAEKNASRAPRMRERFGVGDSYKEKYIQWLPKYKIFVDSIEEIC, via the coding sequence ATGCAGTATGTGGCGTATTATCGGGTCAGTACGAAACGGCAGGGTGAGAGCGGTCTGGGCCTGGACGCGCAACGGGCCATTGTGCGGCATTTCGCGGGCAACGCCGTGTTGGCGAGTTATGTGGATATTGCTTCCGGCAAAAGCATGGTCAACAGGGCACAGCTCCATCTGGCGCTTGAGCATTGCCGCCGCCTGAAGGCCGGGCTGGTGGTGGCCAAGGCGGACCGCCTGTCCCGCAACGTTCAGGATGCCTTGAGCATTCTGGACTCCCTAGGCGGACGGCTGGTCTGTTGCGACTGCCCCGGCACGGACCGCTTTACGCTGACTATCCTGTTTGCGCTGGCCGAACGGGAGCGGGAACTGATCAGCATCCGCACCAGATCCGCCCTGGAGGCCAAACGCCGCCGCGAAGGCAGGCAGAAGATCAACGGCCGGGAAAAGGGCGCGGATCTCAGCGTGGCGCGGGCGGCGGCCAGACTGATGCGTGAAAAAAAGGCTCTGGAGCGGGCCCAGGCTCCGGCCAGCTATGCGGAGAAATGGCTGGCCCGGGGCTGTTCGCTGGCGGATATAGCGCGCCAGCTCAATGAACTGGGCCATGTCTTTCCCACGCCATCGGGTCGGGGCTGCTGGTCGGCCTGCCAGGTGGCGCGGGCCTTACGGCGTTGGGAAGCGGAAAAAAACGCCTCGCGGGCGCCCCGGATGCGTGAACGCTTCGGAGTTGGGGATAGTTATAAGGAAAAATATATTCAATGGCTGCCGAAATATAAAATTTTTGTTGACAGTATCGAAGAAATTTGTTGA
- the tehA gene encoding dicarboxylate transporter/tellurite-resistance protein TehA — translation MAERALTPLDGYFPIPAAYFGMVLGIIGMGSAWRFAAAHWALPAVAGECLMALGVAVWLVLTCVFIYKWLFRRAAALAEVRDPIQCCFISLFPATTMLVGVAVAPYARPPAFWLIVLGTVGQLAFAAYRSAGLWRGRHTPEATTPGVYLPTVASNLISAIALGSLGYGHWGFLFLGAGIFSWLSLEPVILARLRTLGELPKPVRPTIGIQLAPPLVACTAYLSVNGGVADIFAQVLFGYGLLQLIFLARLLVWTFEQPFSPSFWSFSFGISALSASALRFLAHDPNSPIALLSWPIFIFSNLVIGLLIIGTLIRILQGRFLLPRPRPAGGPAA, via the coding sequence ATGGCGGAACGGGCTCTCACGCCGCTGGACGGGTATTTCCCCATCCCGGCCGCGTATTTCGGCATGGTGCTGGGCATCATCGGCATGGGGTCGGCCTGGCGTTTCGCCGCGGCGCACTGGGCCTTGCCCGCCGTGGCGGGTGAATGCCTGATGGCTCTGGGCGTGGCTGTCTGGCTGGTCCTGACCTGCGTGTTCATCTATAAATGGCTGTTCCGCCGCGCGGCGGCGCTGGCCGAGGTGCGGGACCCCATTCAGTGCTGCTTCATCAGCCTTTTTCCCGCCACCACCATGCTGGTGGGCGTGGCCGTGGCTCCCTACGCCAGACCGCCGGCCTTCTGGCTGATCGTGCTCGGCACGGTGGGGCAGCTGGCCTTTGCCGCCTACCGCAGCGCCGGACTCTGGCGGGGGCGGCACACGCCGGAAGCCACCACGCCGGGCGTGTATCTGCCCACGGTGGCCAGCAACCTGATCAGCGCCATTGCGCTGGGCAGCCTGGGCTACGGCCATTGGGGCTTTCTCTTCCTGGGAGCGGGCATTTTTTCCTGGCTGAGCCTGGAGCCCGTGATTCTCGCGCGCCTGCGCACATTGGGCGAACTGCCCAAGCCGGTGCGCCCGACCATCGGCATTCAGCTCGCTCCGCCCCTGGTGGCCTGTACGGCCTACCTGTCGGTTAACGGCGGGGTGGCGGATATTTTCGCCCAGGTGCTTTTCGGCTACGGCCTGCTGCAACTGATCTTCCTGGCCCGGCTGCTGGTCTGGACATTTGAACAGCCTTTTTCTCCTTCCTTCTGGAGCTTCTCCTTCGGCATTTCCGCCCTGTCCGCATCCGCATTGCGTTTTCTGGCGCACGATCCGAACAGCCCCATCGCCCTGCTGAGCTGGCCCATTTTCATCTTTTCCAATCTGGTCATCGGACTTTTGATCATCGGCACGCTGATCCGCATTCTCCAGGGCAGGTTTCTGCTGCCCCGGCCCCGCCCGGCGGGCGGCCCCGCCGCCTGA
- a CDS encoding c-type cytochrome: protein MTEWNDLFLRMPLPESWQNGLLFISFGLHLFFVLLMLGTALLGLLFFLQQWLAGEGSDDSRLWNKEVVHTHLGLKSLAVVLGVAPLLIVQVRYSYAFFTATGLFSYAWLAVIPLLIVAFLLIDAFGHNLAGRSWLAFICGILGVGALLTVPAIFTGALALMERQALWPRFAAEGFSADGAFAAHWLLRYLHVLGAALVFGAAFHLFFSTRKHPEKAPRLRNWLFGATLAQVIIGIPLLFSVGADLNWPVIWAVTVGAAAAMLALRALRSAAAPPVIGPRVLLVLLPVIFAAMLVARQFLQDQVLAPGHAQAAAAREERSKALAPFRKQALEAFTVKLATVYDNGETIYDGACLPCHGAAGRGDGPAAGRLLVPAADLAAIRADRDYVYGILKEGTPGSAMPYFRLYDREKLDRLLDTLSRRFSMFAAATQPAHEPGPAAKAAWANTCSVCHGPDGAPSSFGRTLLPAPPDLRRFGLTHQRALAVITEGYPGTAMQPYRELPGEVRRDLADISNSFRITPGR from the coding sequence ATGACTGAATGGAACGATCTTTTTCTCAGAATGCCCCTGCCGGAATCCTGGCAGAACGGCTTGCTTTTCATCAGTTTCGGCCTGCATCTGTTCTTTGTGCTGCTCATGCTCGGAACAGCGCTGCTGGGTCTTTTGTTCTTCCTGCAACAATGGCTCGCCGGGGAGGGGAGCGACGATTCCCGGCTCTGGAACAAGGAGGTCGTGCACACGCATCTGGGCCTGAAAAGCCTGGCCGTCGTGCTGGGTGTGGCCCCGCTGCTCATCGTCCAGGTGCGCTATTCCTACGCCTTCTTTACGGCCACGGGGCTGTTCTCCTATGCTTGGCTGGCCGTGATTCCTTTGCTGATCGTCGCTTTCCTGCTCATTGACGCCTTCGGGCACAATCTGGCGGGCAGGTCGTGGCTGGCGTTCATCTGCGGGATTCTAGGCGTGGGCGCGCTGCTCACGGTGCCGGCCATCTTCACCGGAGCCCTGGCGCTGATGGAGCGACAGGCGCTCTGGCCCCGCTTCGCGGCCGAAGGGTTCAGTGCGGACGGCGCGTTCGCGGCGCACTGGCTGTTGCGTTACCTGCATGTGCTGGGAGCGGCGCTGGTTTTCGGCGCGGCCTTTCACCTCTTCTTTTCTACCAGAAAGCACCCGGAAAAAGCGCCACGCCTGCGCAACTGGCTGTTCGGCGCGACGCTGGCCCAGGTGATCATCGGCATTCCCCTGCTGTTCTCCGTGGGCGCGGACCTGAACTGGCCCGTCATCTGGGCCGTGACCGTGGGGGCGGCCGCCGCCATGCTGGCGCTCCGGGCTTTGCGCTCCGCAGCCGCGCCGCCGGTCATCGGGCCGCGCGTTCTGCTGGTCCTTTTGCCGGTGATCTTCGCCGCCATGCTGGTGGCCCGTCAGTTTCTTCAGGATCAGGTGCTGGCGCCGGGCCATGCCCAGGCCGCAGCCGCGCGCGAAGAGCGCTCCAAGGCCCTGGCTCCCTTCCGGAAGCAGGCTCTGGAGGCATTTACGGTCAAGCTGGCTACGGTCTATGACAATGGCGAAACCATCTACGACGGCGCCTGCCTGCCCTGCCACGGCGCGGCCGGACGCGGAGACGGCCCGGCCGCCGGGCGTCTGCTGGTGCCCGCCGCCGATCTTGCCGCCATCCGGGCGGACCGGGACTATGTCTACGGCATTCTGAAAGAGGGTACGCCGGGATCGGCCATGCCCTATTTCCGTCTTTATGACCGGGAAAAGCTGGACCGGCTTCTGGATACGCTTTCCAGACGCTTCTCCATGTTCGCGGCCGCTACCCAGCCCGCGCATGAACCCGGTCCCGCGGCCAAGGCGGCTTGGGCGAACACCTGTTCCGTCTGCCACGGCCCGGACGGCGCGCCCAGCTCCTTCGGGCGCACCCTGCTGCCCGCGCCGCCGGATCTGCGCCGCTTCGGCCTGACGCACCAACGGGCCCTGGCCGTGATCACGGAAGGGTATCCGGGAACAGCCATGCAGCCGTACCGGGAGTTGCCCGGGGAAGTCCGCCGGGATCTCGCGGATATCAGCAACTCCTTCCGCATCACGCCCGGCAGATAG
- a CDS encoding cytochrome ubiquinol oxidase subunit I, with product MIFPILHIPGLGDGMTIALDAVLHVLISHGLAIGLMSMLVLFQTLTWLGKGPSWARISRSLLGPVVVVTTSIGAVTGVGIWFITGALAPEGIGSLIHLFFWPWFIEWGAFTTEVALLLVYYYLWDRLAQDRPGVLVALGWGYVAVAVSSAFLISGILGFMLTPDGWPWGQTFREAYFNPTFLPQFFLRVAGGLSLGALCLLAWIAWRFTGAGEERRRALRLTGAVFLGASLITAACAFVYFSRVPQTYLTHWKFAAATSYLSQSPHLLPALNGLAALCILTTALTALLRRKWLCRLLCIPTVILCVGLVMEFERIREFVRGPYLLPGYMYANQIPMAENLALAAGNQALLPRMRWINNAAGLSPESRDGCALFAANCGVCHTEDGINGIRERLAGRTLDGINAITGITQNLAPFMTPFSGSDQERLLLASYLYTLANRDSRLHQLDPREK from the coding sequence ATGATCTTTCCCATCCTGCACATTCCCGGCCTCGGCGACGGCATGACCATCGCCCTTGACGCCGTTTTACACGTCCTCATCAGTCACGGCCTGGCCATCGGCCTGATGAGCATGCTCGTTCTTTTCCAGACGCTGACCTGGCTGGGCAAAGGCCCGTCCTGGGCGCGGATCAGCCGCAGCCTGCTCGGACCGGTCGTGGTGGTCACCACCTCCATCGGCGCGGTCACCGGCGTGGGCATCTGGTTCATCACCGGCGCGCTGGCTCCTGAGGGCATAGGCTCGCTGATCCACCTCTTTTTCTGGCCCTGGTTCATTGAATGGGGCGCGTTCACTACTGAAGTGGCGCTTTTGCTGGTCTACTACTACCTCTGGGATCGGCTGGCCCAGGACCGGCCCGGCGTTCTCGTTGCGTTGGGCTGGGGGTACGTGGCCGTGGCCGTGAGTTCGGCCTTTCTGATTTCGGGCATTCTCGGCTTCATGCTCACGCCTGACGGCTGGCCCTGGGGCCAGACCTTCCGCGAGGCCTATTTCAACCCCACCTTCCTTCCGCAGTTCTTCCTGCGCGTGGCGGGTGGCCTGAGCCTCGGCGCGCTCTGCCTGCTGGCCTGGATCGCCTGGCGCTTCACCGGGGCCGGAGAGGAACGCCGCCGGGCCCTGCGCCTGACGGGCGCGGTTTTTCTGGGCGCGTCCCTGATCACGGCGGCCTGCGCCTTTGTCTACTTTTCCAGGGTGCCGCAGACCTATCTCACCCACTGGAAGTTCGCGGCGGCCACCTCGTATCTGTCGCAGTCGCCGCACCTGCTGCCCGCGCTCAATGGCCTGGCCGCGCTCTGCATCCTGACCACGGCCCTGACGGCCCTGTTGCGGCGGAAATGGCTGTGCCGACTGCTGTGCATCCCCACCGTCATTCTTTGCGTGGGGCTGGTTATGGAATTCGAGCGCATCCGCGAATTCGTGCGCGGTCCTTATCTGCTGCCGGGCTACATGTACGCCAACCAGATTCCCATGGCTGAAAATCTGGCCCTGGCCGCCGGAAATCAGGCTCTGCTGCCGCGTATGCGCTGGATCAACAACGCCGCCGGGCTGTCGCCGGAAAGCAGGGACGGCTGTGCCCTGTTCGCGGCCAATTGCGGCGTCTGCCATACCGAAGACGGCATCAACGGCATCCGTGAGCGTCTTGCCGGGCGCACGCTGGACGGCATCAACGCCATCACCGGCATCACCCAGAATCTGGCGCCGTTTATGACGCCGTTCAGCGGTTCCGATCAGGAACGTCTGCTTCTGGCCAGCTATCTCTATACGCTGGCCAACCGGGATTCACGCCTTCATCAACTGGACCCCAGGGAGAAGTAG
- a CDS encoding c-type cytochrome — MKNRNIYFALALAILLLVFGVWLLTFFRSTLATKRLAQEDAAVKQSAAPPSARPFFNPPRPEDAPENIRAEVMLGYKIMTETKKYAGEYSKNDLSCSSCHFDGGRSLNTISLVGVGATYPRFRGRQDYTVDLAMRVQDCFQRSMNGVAPALDSQVMQSLLVYMQWISKDIPIYSKLPWALPADLGNPHKADLGNGGKVYADVCARCHGDAGQGTPIAPPLWGEGSYNDGAGMHRVSTFSVFAWRFMPKNAPSLTQEQAIDVTGFVNARPRPQFVSAGPDKIKRVIPLPEGK, encoded by the coding sequence ATGAAAAACCGTAATATTTATTTTGCCCTTGCGCTGGCAATACTTTTGCTCGTGTTCGGCGTTTGGCTGCTGACTTTTTTCCGCTCCACGCTTGCGACCAAGCGGCTCGCCCAGGAAGACGCGGCGGTGAAGCAGAGCGCCGCGCCGCCGTCCGCCAGGCCTTTTTTCAACCCGCCGCGCCCCGAGGACGCGCCGGAAAACATCCGCGCGGAAGTGATGCTCGGCTACAAAATTATGACCGAGACGAAAAAATACGCCGGAGAGTATTCCAAGAATGATCTGTCCTGTTCCAGCTGCCATTTTGACGGCGGCAGAAGTCTGAACACCATTTCGCTGGTGGGCGTGGGCGCCACGTACCCGCGTTTTCGCGGCCGCCAGGATTATACCGTGGACCTGGCCATGCGCGTGCAGGACTGTTTCCAACGCAGCATGAACGGCGTGGCCCCGGCTCTGGACAGCCAGGTCATGCAGTCTTTGCTGGTCTATATGCAGTGGATATCCAAGGACATTCCCATTTACTCCAAGCTGCCCTGGGCTCTGCCCGCCGATCTCGGCAATCCGCACAAAGCCGATCTGGGCAACGGCGGCAAGGTCTACGCGGATGTTTGCGCGCGTTGCCACGGCGACGCGGGCCAGGGCACGCCTATCGCACCGCCGCTCTGGGGCGAGGGTTCCTACAACGACGGGGCGGGCATGCACCGCGTCAGCACCTTTTCCGTTTTCGCCTGGCGCTTTATGCCCAAAAACGCGCCTTCGCTGACGCAGGAGCAGGCCATTGACGTGACCGGTTTCGTCAACGCCCGGCCCCGGCCCCAATTCGTGTCCGCCGGTCCCGACAAGATCAAGCGGGTGATTCCTCTGCCGGAGGGAAAGTGA
- a CDS encoding isochorismatase family protein, whose translation MTTNTSILEQLSPRNSILLMIDLQPQMAFGVANIDRQELKNNAVALAKAAKVFNVPTFITSVETESFSGFTFPEITSIFPEADVYERTSMNSWDSKKLRDDIKAVGRKKLVMCGLWTEVCINTACNSAMLDGFEPYIVADVCGATSKMAQEYSMQRMIQAGAHPVTWQQVMLEWQRDWAKRDTYDAVMDIVRTHSGAYGMGVDYAYTMVHKQPQRGQWKGKIVKAPTQL comes from the coding sequence ATGACGACCAACACTTCCATTCTGGAACAACTCAGCCCCCGGAACAGCATTCTGCTGATGATCGACCTGCAGCCGCAAATGGCCTTCGGCGTCGCCAATATCGACCGCCAGGAACTGAAGAACAACGCCGTGGCCCTGGCCAAGGCGGCCAAGGTTTTCAACGTGCCCACCTTCATCACCAGCGTGGAAACGGAAAGCTTCAGCGGCTTCACCTTCCCGGAAATCACCAGCATCTTTCCCGAGGCTGACGTTTACGAACGCACCAGCATGAACTCCTGGGACTCCAAAAAGCTGCGCGACGACATCAAGGCCGTGGGCCGCAAAAAACTGGTCATGTGCGGCCTGTGGACCGAAGTCTGCATCAACACGGCCTGCAACTCCGCCATGCTGGACGGTTTTGAACCCTACATCGTGGCCGACGTCTGCGGCGCCACCAGCAAAATGGCCCAGGAATACTCCATGCAGCGCATGATCCAGGCCGGGGCCCATCCGGTCACCTGGCAGCAGGTCATGCTGGAATGGCAGCGTGACTGGGCCAAGCGCGACACCTACGACGCGGTCATGGACATCGTCCGCACCCACAGCGGCGCTTACGGCATGGGCGTGGATTATGCTTACACCATGGTTCACAAGCAGCCCCAGCGCGGCCAGTGGAAGGGCAAGATAGTCAAGGCCCCCACCCAGCTCTAA
- a CDS encoding amidohydrolase family protein — MKTTAVELRGRVLIPGLNDSHLHLIRGGLSYNLELRREDVPSLADALRMLKAQAEPLRPRNGCA, encoded by the coding sequence TTGAAAACCACAGCCGTCGAGCTGCGCGGCCGCGTTCTGATCCCCGGCCTCAACGACTCCCATCTGCATTTGATCCGGGGCGGCCTCAGCTACAACCTGGAGTTGCGCAGGGAGGACGTGCCCTCTCTGGCCGACGCCCTGCGCATGCTCAAGGCCCAGGCGGAGCCACTCCGACCCCGCAATGGGTGCGCATGA